TGACCTATTGCCATCAGAACCTCGTTTCTCCCGGGCCTTTGGTCGGCAATCTTCATAGGCACGGCATCAACATTCTCTTCAAGTTCAAGCACTGCCAGATCGTTTGGCACATGCTTATAGACTACTTTTACTTTTGCTTCTATGGTTTCGCCGTCAAAAGTGTTCAGGCAGATAATTTGGAATCTCTCGATATCCTCGATATTGTGTGCGGCGGTAACGACATACTTTGGGGCTATGAGCCAGCCCGTGCCACGAACAAGCGGGGCCTCGACTAGTTCCGTGCAATTGGTGGCCTTCTCTTTGAATTCCATTTCGAATACCGAACGGCTTACCTTTCTTGCGATATCGTAATAATCTTCTGAGAGTTCCGTGGGAAATACAGGATTACCGTAATCGCGGGAGAAGTCGCTTATGAATACTTCCGGATAATAATCTTCTCTTGCATACTCTCCCTGCGCGCTTGCCTGGGAAGTAAGG
The Candidatus Dadabacteria bacterium DNA segment above includes these coding regions:
- a CDS encoding serine protease — encoded protein: MLDRRFLPAFFVLAVMGLVSCVTGVTGERVDTPPELECDLTLTSQASAQGEYAREDYYPEVFISDFSRDYGNPVFPTELSEDYYDIARKVSRSVFEMEFKEKATNCTELVEAPLVRGTGWLIAPKYVVTAAHNIEDIERFQIICLNTFDGETIEAKVKVVYKHVPNDLAVLELEENVDAVPMKIADQRPGRNEVLMAIGQDREKSRGLGAWTVTAGPALKLESGYEDPPRILPRRISHALPTGKGMSGGPIFNIRGEVVSIVSAG